One genomic segment of Coffea arabica cultivar ET-39 chromosome 6e, Coffea Arabica ET-39 HiFi, whole genome shotgun sequence includes these proteins:
- the LOC140003816 gene encoding uncharacterized protein isoform X1 gives MEGREEKWIGGKFCGSISSFCHHLQSSCDALIQSADRRPIPLDSASTTFMEFLNRRISSTSTDLNLLESMSCDTVSFEELLGHCTQVYNHNQIHLLALQQHPVFSTSATQIPSSAATDEDQDEEEKDSDDDDLSLSPPTSSSSTTTLPFRSKFQDDPLLDDTLSLKNLGLSDVCLATIASDQANNSIHTAKMFQESEGEMRDGLTSSRDSKPRIVASRDDYEGLPKHIKSLASWEDLIVAVEKMNSSLAKRSMKVDTIQQDEISLLGLGHKAKAYLLLLIKMNCMVVETIDGVIAYRVL, from the exons ATGGAGGGGAGGGAGGAGAAATGGATCGGCGGCAAGTTTTGCGGAAGCATCTCGAGTTTCTGCCACCACCTCCAAAGCAGCTGCGACGCCCTCATACAATCCGCCGACCGCCGGCCCATCCCCCTTG ACTCGGCTTCGACTACGTTCATGGAATTTCTAAACCGGAGAATATCATCCACCAGCACCGACCTCAACTTGCTGGAGTCCATGTCCTGTGACACGGTGTCGTTTGAGGAGCTCCTCGGCCACTGCACCCAAGTCTACAACCACAACCAAATTCACCTCCTTGCCCTCCAACAGCACCCCGTTTTTTCCACTTCCGCCACCCAAATCCCATCATCCG CTGCCACTGATGAAGACCAAGATGAAGAGGAAAAGGATTCCGACGACGATGATTTATCTTTATCACCTCCTACGAGCAGCAGCAGCACAACCACCCTGCCTTTTCGTAGCAAATTCCAAGATGATCCCTT GTTGGATGATACTCTCAGTTTAAAGAATCTTGGACTTTCCGATGTTTGTCTTGCTACCATAGCATCTGATCAAG CTAATAATAGCATTCACACTGCAAAGATGTTTCAAGAAAGTGAAg GTGAAATGAGAGATGGATTAACGTCGTCCAGGGATTCTAAACCACGGATAGTTGCGTCAAGAGATGATTATGAAGGCCTCCCTAAACATATCAAGAGCTTGGCATCCTGGGAG GATCTTATTGTTGCTGTCGAGAAGATGAATTCTTCCCTGGCAAAGAGGAGCATGAAGGTGGACACAATCCAACAAGATGAGATTTCGTTGTTAGGATTAG GCCATAAAGCAAAAGCTTATTTGCTATTGCTTATAAAAATGAATTGCATGGTCGTTGAGACGATTGATGGTGTGATTGCCTACAGAGTGCTGTAG
- the LOC140003816 gene encoding uncharacterized protein isoform X2, whose translation MEGREEKWIGGKFCGSISSFCHHLQSSCDALIQSADRRPIPLDSASTTFMEFLNRRISSTSTDLNLLESMSCDTVSFEELLGHCTQVYNHNQIHLLALQQHPVFSTSATQIPSSAATDEDQDEEEKDSDDDDLSLSPPTSSSSTTTLPFRSKFQDDPLLDDTLSLKNLGLSDVCLATIASDQGEMRDGLTSSRDSKPRIVASRDDYEGLPKHIKSLASWEDLIVAVEKMNSSLAKRSMKVDTIQQDEISLLGLGHKAKAYLLLLIKMNCMVVETIDGVIAYRVL comes from the exons ATGGAGGGGAGGGAGGAGAAATGGATCGGCGGCAAGTTTTGCGGAAGCATCTCGAGTTTCTGCCACCACCTCCAAAGCAGCTGCGACGCCCTCATACAATCCGCCGACCGCCGGCCCATCCCCCTTG ACTCGGCTTCGACTACGTTCATGGAATTTCTAAACCGGAGAATATCATCCACCAGCACCGACCTCAACTTGCTGGAGTCCATGTCCTGTGACACGGTGTCGTTTGAGGAGCTCCTCGGCCACTGCACCCAAGTCTACAACCACAACCAAATTCACCTCCTTGCCCTCCAACAGCACCCCGTTTTTTCCACTTCCGCCACCCAAATCCCATCATCCG CTGCCACTGATGAAGACCAAGATGAAGAGGAAAAGGATTCCGACGACGATGATTTATCTTTATCACCTCCTACGAGCAGCAGCAGCACAACCACCCTGCCTTTTCGTAGCAAATTCCAAGATGATCCCTT GTTGGATGATACTCTCAGTTTAAAGAATCTTGGACTTTCCGATGTTTGTCTTGCTACCATAGCATCTGATCAAG GTGAAATGAGAGATGGATTAACGTCGTCCAGGGATTCTAAACCACGGATAGTTGCGTCAAGAGATGATTATGAAGGCCTCCCTAAACATATCAAGAGCTTGGCATCCTGGGAG GATCTTATTGTTGCTGTCGAGAAGATGAATTCTTCCCTGGCAAAGAGGAGCATGAAGGTGGACACAATCCAACAAGATGAGATTTCGTTGTTAGGATTAG GCCATAAAGCAAAAGCTTATTTGCTATTGCTTATAAAAATGAATTGCATGGTCGTTGAGACGATTGATGGTGTGATTGCCTACAGAGTGCTGTAG
- the LOC140003816 gene encoding uncharacterized protein isoform X3 produces MEGREEKWIGGKFCGSISSFCHHLQSSCDALIQSADRRPIPLDSASTTFMEFLNRRISSTSTDLNLLESMSCDTVSFEELLGHCTQVYNHNQIHLLALQQHPVFSTSATQIPSSAATDEDQDEEEKDSDDDDLSLSPPTSSSSTTTLPFRSKFQDDPLLDDTLSLKNLGLSDVCLATIASDQANNSIHTAKMFQESEGEMRDGLTSSRDSKPRIVASRDDYEGLPKHIKSLASWEAIKQKLICYCL; encoded by the exons ATGGAGGGGAGGGAGGAGAAATGGATCGGCGGCAAGTTTTGCGGAAGCATCTCGAGTTTCTGCCACCACCTCCAAAGCAGCTGCGACGCCCTCATACAATCCGCCGACCGCCGGCCCATCCCCCTTG ACTCGGCTTCGACTACGTTCATGGAATTTCTAAACCGGAGAATATCATCCACCAGCACCGACCTCAACTTGCTGGAGTCCATGTCCTGTGACACGGTGTCGTTTGAGGAGCTCCTCGGCCACTGCACCCAAGTCTACAACCACAACCAAATTCACCTCCTTGCCCTCCAACAGCACCCCGTTTTTTCCACTTCCGCCACCCAAATCCCATCATCCG CTGCCACTGATGAAGACCAAGATGAAGAGGAAAAGGATTCCGACGACGATGATTTATCTTTATCACCTCCTACGAGCAGCAGCAGCACAACCACCCTGCCTTTTCGTAGCAAATTCCAAGATGATCCCTT GTTGGATGATACTCTCAGTTTAAAGAATCTTGGACTTTCCGATGTTTGTCTTGCTACCATAGCATCTGATCAAG CTAATAATAGCATTCACACTGCAAAGATGTTTCAAGAAAGTGAAg GTGAAATGAGAGATGGATTAACGTCGTCCAGGGATTCTAAACCACGGATAGTTGCGTCAAGAGATGATTATGAAGGCCTCCCTAAACATATCAAGAGCTTGGCATCCTGGGAG GCCATAAAGCAAAAGCTTATTTGCTATTGCTTATAA